A stretch of Pseudolysobacter antarcticus DNA encodes these proteins:
- a CDS encoding IS3 family transposase (programmed frameshift) — protein sequence MNRSARRSFDAAFKLQVVQMIRDQGLSVAQVCRDMNLVDSAVRRWREQYAAEQAGGAGLGKPLTAEQQRIRQLEIENRRLREDNDLLKKAFGLLCPGTEVIYRTITHWQPEAGITRLCRLFQVSRSGFYAARQRAQTAPVLCSTSVHLKSAFHASGGNYGSRRLCAALRTQGLTLGRHRVRRLMKRHGLRTHWKRQFVATTNSAHALPIAGNVLQRQFNPVATDRAWVADITYIRTRRGWLYLAAVLDLFSRKIVGWAMAPTLPAELVCAALQMAIAARQPKPGLIMHSDRGSQYASALHRQLLADHGLLSSMSRKGNCWDNAVMERFFLNLKMERVWQRDYANASEAINDITNYIVNFYNATRLHSTLGYRSPNEYERAAA from the exons ATGAACCGATCCGCCCGTCGCAGCTTTGATGCAGCCTTCAAACTGCAAGTAGTTCAAATGATTCGAGACCAAGGCCTGAGCGTGGCCCAGGTCTGCCGCGACATGAACCTGGTCGACAGCGCCGTGCGCCGCTGGCGGGAGCAATACGCCGCCGAGCAGGCTGGCGGTGCTGGCCTGGGCAAACCGCTGACGGCTGAACAGCAACGTATTCGCCAGTTGGAGATCGAGAATCGGCGATTGCGCGAGGACAACGACTTGCTAAAAAAAGCGT TCGGCCTTCTTTGCCCGGGAACTGAAGTGATCTACCGCACGATCACTCACTGGCAACCGGAGGCCGGCATCACCCGCTTATGCCGTTTGTTCCAGGTCAGCCGTTCGGGCTTCTATGCCGCCCGCCAGCGTGCGCAGACGGCCCCCGTCCTCTGCTCGACCAGTGTGCATCTGAAGTCCGCGTTCCATGCCAGCGGCGGCAACTATGGTAGTCGGCGACTGTGTGCGGCCTTGCGTACCCAAGGCCTGACGCTCGGGCGTCATCGCGTGCGCCGTCTGATGAAGCGTCACGGGCTGCGCACGCACTGGAAACGTCAGTTCGTGGCCACCACGAACAGCGCGCATGCCTTGCCGATCGCCGGCAATGTGCTGCAGCGCCAATTCAACCCCGTCGCCACCGACCGCGCGTGGGTGGCGGACATCACCTACATCCGCACGCGCCGTGGCTGGCTCTATCTGGCCGCCGTGCTGGATCTGTTCTCGCGCAAGATCGTGGGCTGGGCCATGGCGCCGACCCTGCCGGCCGAACTGGTGTGTGCGGCGCTGCAAATGGCCATCGCGGCGCGCCAACCCAAGCCTGGCCTGATCATGCATTCCGACCGCGGCAGCCAATACGCCAGCGCACTTCATCGTCAGTTGCTGGCCGATCACGGACTACTCAGCAGCATGAGTCGCAAGGGCAACTGCTGGGATAACGCGGTCATGGAACGCTTCTTCCTGAACCTGAAAATGGAGCGCGTCTGGCAGCGCGATTACGCCAACGCGTCCGAAGCGATCAACGACATCACCAACTACATCGTCAACTTCTACAACGCCACTCGGCTGCACTCCACACTCGGCTATCGCTCGCCCAACGAGTACGAACGAGCCGCAGCCTGA
- a CDS encoding tyrosine-type recombinase/integrase, with product MALTDTAIRKAKPEAKARRLFDGGGLYLEISPKGGKWWRLKYRHANKEKRLSLGTYPETGLADAREKRATARKLLASGVDPSEHRKAEKAAGVERSANSFEVVAREWHVKQSKAWVEDHASRIMLRLENDVFPWIGAKPIGELSAKELLTTVNRVVARGAIESAHRVLQNCGQVLRYAIATGRSERNPATDLKGALPPVNETHRAAITEPASIAPLLRAIDGYTGAFVTKSALRLAPLLFVRPGELRQAEWSEFDLDAGDWNIPAARMKMRQPHLVPLAPQAIATLRELHALTGRGRYVFPGARSRTRPMSNNAVNAALRRMGFAKDEMTGHGFRAMARTVLDEVLHFRPDYIEHQLAHAVRDPNGRAYNRTAHLTERRKMMSAWADYLDNLRTGGNVVLLRSYA from the coding sequence ATGGCCCTGACAGACACTGCGATTCGCAAAGCCAAACCCGAAGCCAAAGCTCGCCGCCTATTTGATGGCGGCGGCTTGTATTTGGAAATCTCCCCGAAAGGAGGCAAGTGGTGGCGGTTGAAGTACCGCCACGCAAATAAGGAGAAGCGCCTAAGCCTTGGCACATACCCGGAAACTGGGCTCGCTGATGCACGCGAAAAGCGCGCCACGGCACGCAAGCTGCTCGCCTCTGGTGTTGACCCAAGCGAACACCGAAAGGCCGAGAAGGCGGCGGGCGTCGAACGTTCTGCAAACAGTTTTGAGGTCGTCGCACGCGAGTGGCATGTGAAGCAATCGAAAGCATGGGTAGAAGATCACGCGAGTCGAATCATGTTGCGACTGGAAAATGATGTTTTCCCGTGGATCGGCGCAAAGCCAATCGGCGAATTGAGCGCCAAGGAACTGCTAACAACTGTGAATCGCGTGGTCGCACGTGGCGCCATTGAATCCGCACACCGCGTTCTTCAGAACTGCGGGCAAGTGCTCCGATATGCGATCGCGACCGGCCGCTCCGAGCGAAACCCCGCGACGGATTTGAAGGGTGCCCTGCCCCCGGTTAACGAAACACATCGCGCGGCGATAACTGAACCCGCGAGCATTGCCCCGCTTCTCCGTGCGATAGACGGATACACAGGCGCATTCGTCACCAAGAGCGCACTTCGGCTTGCGCCGTTGTTGTTCGTCCGTCCCGGCGAATTGCGGCAAGCTGAGTGGTCCGAATTCGACCTTGACGCTGGCGATTGGAATATCCCTGCAGCGCGCATGAAGATGCGACAGCCTCACTTAGTGCCTCTGGCGCCACAAGCTATTGCCACCCTGCGGGAACTACACGCACTCACTGGGCGTGGACGCTATGTCTTTCCGGGAGCGCGCAGTCGCACACGCCCAATGAGCAACAACGCCGTTAACGCTGCCCTCCGGCGTATGGGTTTTGCAAAAGACGAAATGACTGGACACGGCTTCCGAGCGATGGCGCGCACAGTGCTGGACGAAGTTTTGCACTTCCGCCCTGATTACATCGAACACCAGTTAGCGCACGCCGTTCGCGATCCAAATGGGCGCGCTTACAACCGTACCGCGCACCTGACTGAGCGCCGGAAGATGATGTCGGCATGGGCCGACTACCTAGATAATCTCCGCACAGGTGGCAACGTCGTGCTACTGAGATCGTACGCGTGA
- a CDS encoding SOS response-associated peptidase family protein — MCYSAQIEQEYLSYTRVYGADISLSEYMQIYWVRQEIDPKIKLPRGMDMAFLRDTSGNPQVTEIQSMIRTFDEAQATKLQQEVFAQRKRLADAERTLQTKITKAATESKRIAADKIERAMGRLADLRRDQPKPRDDRIFPAWYAPVMIWEDGMRVVKPMRYQCRPAGKPAFYDTKYPGTYNARRDNLQGFWKDMFGYSHGIALVSAFFENVSRHTMENRELSPGEREENVILEFRPQPAQTMLVACLWSRWEGEGGPLLSFAAITDEPPAEVAAAGHDRCIIPIKAENIDAWLNASGDVARSQAILDDRQRPFYEHRKAA, encoded by the coding sequence ATGTGCTATTCAGCCCAGATCGAGCAGGAATATCTATCCTACACGCGCGTGTATGGCGCCGACATCAGCCTTTCCGAGTACATGCAAATCTACTGGGTGCGGCAAGAGATTGACCCGAAGATAAAGCTACCGCGCGGCATGGACATGGCGTTTCTGCGGGATACTTCGGGCAATCCGCAGGTGACGGAAATCCAGTCGATGATCCGCACGTTCGACGAGGCGCAGGCGACCAAGCTGCAGCAGGAAGTGTTCGCCCAGCGCAAGCGACTGGCCGACGCCGAGCGCACCCTGCAGACCAAAATTACCAAGGCTGCGACGGAGAGTAAGCGCATCGCCGCCGACAAGATCGAGCGCGCAATGGGCCGGCTGGCCGATCTGCGCCGCGATCAACCCAAGCCGCGCGATGATCGTATCTTTCCGGCTTGGTATGCGCCGGTGATGATCTGGGAAGATGGCATGCGAGTGGTTAAGCCCATGCGCTACCAGTGCCGCCCCGCGGGCAAGCCTGCGTTCTACGACACTAAGTACCCCGGCACATATAACGCGCGGCGCGACAATCTGCAGGGATTTTGGAAAGACATGTTCGGCTACTCGCACGGCATTGCGTTGGTCAGCGCTTTCTTTGAAAACGTGAGCCGGCACACGATGGAAAATCGCGAGCTTTCGCCCGGCGAGCGCGAGGAGAACGTGATTCTGGAATTCCGCCCGCAGCCTGCGCAGACCATGCTGGTGGCGTGCTTGTGGTCGCGATGGGAAGGCGAGGGCGGCCCGCTACTATCGTTCGCTGCCATTACCGACGAGCCACCGGCCGAAGTGGCAGCGGCGGGTCATGATCGGTGCATCATTCCCATCAAGGCCGAGAACATCGATGCATGGCTCAATGCTAGCGGTGACGTGGCGCGATCGCAGGCGATTCTTGATGATCGGCAGCGGCCGTTTTATGAGCATCGGAAGGCTGCATAG
- a CDS encoding helix-turn-helix domain-containing protein → MEPEVAFGIVLRRLRLERGLSQEKLALDADLQRNYISLLERGLNSATIRTIFKLSAVLEVSVADLLAQVEGWVQSNGGKGERR, encoded by the coding sequence TTGGAGCCAGAAGTCGCGTTCGGTATCGTCTTGCGAAGGCTGCGCTTGGAGCGTGGGCTGTCGCAAGAAAAGCTTGCGCTAGATGCCGATCTGCAGCGGAATTACATTTCTCTTTTGGAGCGTGGCCTTAACTCTGCGACCATTCGCACGATATTCAAGCTCTCAGCTGTACTGGAAGTGTCAGTTGCGGACTTGCTGGCTCAAGTCGAGGGCTGGGTGCAATCCAATGGCGGAAAGGGCGAACGTCGATAA
- a CDS encoding DNA-primase RepB domain-containing protein, translated as MSSADRLKSSRLDAQTFLRVLGGAMTFQTFDDTPSKRGALSRVLYGDLSIRSAQLAQLNQKGAGVFVMVNEGDGKGRKSENVTRVRACFADLDGAPLQPVLDCRLRPHIVIETSAGKYHAYWLCNDLPLADFKPMQHAIAQRFGADRSVNDLARVMRLPGFLHNKREPFRTFIFQQHDGPRYSHSELVAEFRSSMDIEPVRVKRRPLSEIIPEGERNNTLFSLARGLVQKGYDAQAINHRLQQINAKRCNPPMCASEVDSITANASAYGSDGFAMLPHVLLDSPDWRTLPPATQAIIVFAYRRYNGNNNGNIALTWIDFAGREGFSQNIRSTDIASAPCKRTSLLRRRWGATRKPAENLTCSPSHQNGFRRLRQCQEMHPAPVSKTMTPI; from the coding sequence ATGAGTTCCGCTGATAGGCTCAAATCAAGCCGCCTCGATGCGCAAACGTTTCTGCGCGTGTTAGGTGGCGCAATGACCTTTCAGACATTCGATGACACCCCCAGCAAGAGAGGCGCGCTTTCAAGGGTGCTCTATGGCGATCTATCAATACGCTCGGCTCAACTCGCCCAATTGAATCAAAAAGGTGCAGGAGTGTTTGTCATGGTCAACGAAGGCGACGGGAAAGGTCGCAAGTCGGAGAACGTGACGCGAGTACGGGCATGCTTTGCCGATCTTGATGGCGCTCCGCTGCAACCGGTGCTGGATTGTCGATTGCGACCGCACATCGTTATTGAGACGTCTGCGGGCAAGTATCACGCCTATTGGCTTTGCAATGACCTACCGCTAGCGGATTTCAAACCGATGCAGCACGCCATCGCACAGCGCTTTGGTGCAGACCGAAGCGTTAATGATCTTGCCCGAGTGATGCGCTTGCCCGGATTTCTCCACAACAAGCGCGAGCCGTTCCGTACTTTTATTTTTCAACAGCATGACGGCCCACGTTACTCGCATTCGGAGTTGGTCGCCGAGTTTAGAAGTTCTATGGACATCGAACCGGTACGAGTTAAGCGGCGCCCGTTATCCGAAATCATCCCCGAAGGCGAACGCAATAACACACTTTTCAGCCTTGCGCGCGGACTGGTGCAAAAAGGCTATGACGCGCAAGCCATCAATCACCGCTTGCAACAGATCAATGCCAAACGCTGCAATCCGCCGATGTGCGCATCCGAAGTAGACTCCATAACTGCCAATGCAAGCGCCTACGGATCGGACGGCTTTGCTATGTTGCCGCATGTTCTCCTGGATTCGCCGGATTGGAGGACACTTCCACCGGCAACTCAGGCCATCATCGTGTTCGCGTACCGGCGGTACAACGGAAACAACAACGGCAATATAGCTCTGACGTGGATTGACTTTGCAGGGCGAGAAGGCTTTAGCCAAAACATACGTTCTACCGACATCGCAAGCGCGCCATGCAAGCGGACATCCTTGTTGCGACGGCGTTGGGGAGCAACACGCAAACCGGCCGAAAACCTGACTTGTTCGCCATCGCACCAAAATGGCTTCCGAAGGCTTCGCCAGTGTCAAGAAATGCACCCGGCCCCAGTGTCGAAAACCATGACTCCTATATAG